A window of the Podarcis raffonei isolate rPodRaf1 chromosome 4, rPodRaf1.pri, whole genome shotgun sequence genome harbors these coding sequences:
- the LOC128412110 gene encoding olfactory receptor 52P1-like, with the protein MSAFGGAYNGTLHPSIFLLLGIPGLEAAHIWLAIPLCFIYVVTVLGNCTIMFVIWVEETLHEPMYLFLCMLAVIDLAGSTSVVPKMLCLFWFGSREIRFEACLTQMFSIHALSIIESAILLAMAFDRYMAICQPLRYAAILTNPAIVKIGCLAVARGAILTAPFPILASRLPYCRTNVVPHTYCEHMGIVRLACAGTVISNMYGLTVALLVVGLDLTFIGVSYAKIIVTVLRLPSREAQAKAFNTCGSHICVIVLAYTPALFSFLTHRFGHNVAPYIHILIGNFYILVPPFCNPIVYGVKTKLIRDKVVGLLLRRKDVS; encoded by the coding sequence ATGTCTGCCTTTGGCGGCGCTTACAATGGCACCCTCCACCCTTCAATCTTCCTCCTGCTGGGGATCCCAGGGCTGGAGGCGGCccacatctggctggccatcccCCTCTGCTTCATCTACGTGGTGACTGTGTTGGGGAACTGCACCATCATGTTCGTCATCTGGGTGGAAGAGACCTTGCATGAGCCCATGTACTTATTCCTCTGCATGCTGGCTGTCATTGACCTGGCTGGATCTACTTCCGTTGTGCCCAAAATGCTTTGCCTCTTCTGGTTCGGCTCACGAGAGATTCGCTTTGAAGCTTGCTTGACGCAGATGTTCTCCATCCATGCGCTGTCCATCATCGAGTCAGCCATTTTGTTGGCCATGGCCTTTGACCGCTACATGGCCATCTGCCAGCCGCTGCGCTATGCGGCcatcctcacaaatcctgccatCGTGAAGATTGGCTGCCTGGCGGTTGCCAGGGGGGCCATTCTGACTGCCCCATTCCCCATCCTTGCCAGCAGGCTGCCTTACTGCCGAACCAATGTGGTCCCCCACACCTACTGTGAGCACATGGGCATTGTCAGGCTGGCCTGCGCTGGCACTGTGATCAGCAACATGTATGGCTTGACTGTGGCCTTGCTGGTGGTGGGCCTGGATTTAACGTTCATCGGTGTGTCCTATGCAAAGATCATCGTGACCGTGCTGAGGCTGCCATCTCGGGAAGCCCAGGCCAAGGCCTTCAACACCTGTGGCTCCCATATCTGTGTGATTGTATTGGCCTACACACctgccctcttctccttcctcacaCACCGCTTTGGCCACAATGTGGCCCCCTACATTCATATCCTCATCGGCAACTTCTATATTCTGGTGCCTCCCTTCTGCAATCCCATCGTCTATGGTGTGAAAACCAAGCTGATCCGTGACAAGGTGGTCGGCTTACTCCTGAGGAGAAAAGATGTctcctaa